Proteins found in one Neofelis nebulosa isolate mNeoNeb1 chromosome 3, mNeoNeb1.pri, whole genome shotgun sequence genomic segment:
- the NOCT gene encoding nocturnin isoform X1: MKLSYIRLVACLEPDICQILLYISNLKYPVVTWEFVVVLCDIPVYSLGGATLLETTLEKPVRPFTSFFLKTRSTEERFSKLYYQPRRKSLPLDPCIQIVCSMGHGTSRLYSALAKTLNSSTASQHPEYLVSPDPEHLEPIDPKELLEECRAVLHTRPPRFQRDFVDLRTDHPSSHPPIRVMQWNILAQALGEGKDNFVQCPVEALKWEERKCLILEEILAYQPDILCLQEVDHYFDTFQPLLSRLGYQGTFFPKPWSPCLDVEHNNGPDGCALFFLQNRFKLVNSANIRLTAMTLKTNQVAIAQTLECKESSRQFCIAVTHLKARTGWERFRSAQGCDLLQNLQNITQGAKIPLIVCGDFNAEPTEEVYKHFASSSLNLNSAYKLLSADGQSEPPYTTWKIRTSGECRHTLDYIWYSKHALSVRSALDLLTEEQIGPNRLPSFNYPSDHLSLVCDFSFNEEPDGLL; the protein is encoded by the exons ATGAAACTAAGCTACATCAGGCTAGTAGCTTGCTTAGAGCCTGACATATGTCAAATATTGCTgtacatttcaaatttaaaatacccCGTGGTAACATGGGAGTTTGTTGTGGTGCTCTGTGACATTCCGGTCTACAGTTTGGGTGGTGCTACTCTTCTAGAGACTACACTTGAAAAACCAGTAAGacctttcacttcttttttcttaaaaactagaAGTAcagaagaaagattttcaaagttGTACTACCAGCCCAGAAGAAAATCTCTTCCTTTGGACCCATGCATTCAGATAG TGTGCTCCATGGGACACGGCACGAGCAGGCTCTATAGTGCTCTCGCCAAGACACTGAACAGCAGCACTGCCTCCCAGCACCCGGAGTATTTGGTGTCACCTGATCCAGAACATCTGGAGCCCATTGATCCTAAAGAACTCCTTGAGGAATGCAGGGCTGTCCTGCACACTCGACCCCCCCGATTCCAGAGGGATTTTGTAGACCTGAGGACGGATCACCCCAGCAGCCACCCACCTATTAGGGTCATGCAGTGGAACATCCTTGCCCAAG ctcttggagaaggaaaagacaacTTTGTGCAATGCCCTGTGGAAGCACTcaagtgggaagaaaggaaatgtctCATCCTAGAAGAAATCCTGGCCTACCAGCCTGATATATTATGCCTCCAAGAGGTGGACCATTATTTTGACACCTTCCAACCACTCCTCAGTAGACTGGGCTATCAAGGCACATTTTTCCCCAAGCCCTGGTCACCTTGTCTAGATGTGGAACACAACAACGGACCAGATGGCTGTGCCTTGTTTTTTCTCCAGAACCGATTCAAGCTAGTCAATAGTGCCAATATCAGGCTGACGGCCATGACACTGAAAACCAATCAGGTGGCCATTGCACAGACCCTAGAGTGCAAGGAGTCCAGTAGACAGTTCTGTATCGCTGTCACCCACTTAAAAGCACGCACTGGCTGGGAACGATTTCGCTCAGCTCAGGGTTGTGACCTTCTCCAGAACCTCCAAAACATCACTCAAGGAGCCAAGATTCCCCTTATCGTCTGTGGGGACTTCAACGCAGAGCCAACAGAGGAGGTCTACAAACACTTTGCTTCCTCCAGCCTCAACCTGAACAGTGCCTACAAGCTGCTGAGTGCTGACGGGCAGTCAGAGCCCCCATATACTACCTGGAAGATCCGGACCTCAGGGGAGTGCCGGCACACGCTGGATTATATCTGGTATTCTAAACATGCTCTGAGTGTGAGGTCAGCTCTTGATTTGCTCACCGAAGAACAGATTGGACCCAACCGGCTGCCGTCTTTTAATTACCCTTCAGACCATCTGTCTCTGGTGTGTGACTTCAGCTTTAATGAGGAACCTGATGGACTTTTATAA
- the NOCT gene encoding nocturnin isoform X5, producing MGHGTSRLYSALAKTLNSSTASQHPEYLVSPDPEHLEPIDPKELLEECRAVLHTRPPRFQRDFVDLRTDHPSSHPPIRVMQWNILAQALGEGKDNFVQCPVEALKWEERKCLILEEILAYQPDILCLQEVDHYFDTFQPLLSRLGYQGTFFPKPWSPCLDVEHNNGPDGCALFFLQNRFKLVNSANIRLTAMTLKTNQVAIAQTLECKESSRQFCIAVTHLKARTGWERFRSAQGCDLLQNLQNITQGAKIPLIVCGDFNAEPTEEVYKHFASSSLNLNSAYKLLSADGQSEPPYTTWKIRTSGECRHTLDYIWYSKHALSVRSALDLLTEEQIGPNRLPSFNYPSDHLSLVCDFSFNEEPDGLL from the exons ATGGGACACGGCACGAGCAGGCTCTATAGTGCTCTCGCCAAGACACTGAACAGCAGCACTGCCTCCCAGCACCCGGAGTATTTGGTGTCACCTGATCCAGAACATCTGGAGCCCATTGATCCTAAAGAACTCCTTGAGGAATGCAGGGCTGTCCTGCACACTCGACCCCCCCGATTCCAGAGGGATTTTGTAGACCTGAGGACGGATCACCCCAGCAGCCACCCACCTATTAGGGTCATGCAGTGGAACATCCTTGCCCAAG ctcttggagaaggaaaagacaacTTTGTGCAATGCCCTGTGGAAGCACTcaagtgggaagaaaggaaatgtctCATCCTAGAAGAAATCCTGGCCTACCAGCCTGATATATTATGCCTCCAAGAGGTGGACCATTATTTTGACACCTTCCAACCACTCCTCAGTAGACTGGGCTATCAAGGCACATTTTTCCCCAAGCCCTGGTCACCTTGTCTAGATGTGGAACACAACAACGGACCAGATGGCTGTGCCTTGTTTTTTCTCCAGAACCGATTCAAGCTAGTCAATAGTGCCAATATCAGGCTGACGGCCATGACACTGAAAACCAATCAGGTGGCCATTGCACAGACCCTAGAGTGCAAGGAGTCCAGTAGACAGTTCTGTATCGCTGTCACCCACTTAAAAGCACGCACTGGCTGGGAACGATTTCGCTCAGCTCAGGGTTGTGACCTTCTCCAGAACCTCCAAAACATCACTCAAGGAGCCAAGATTCCCCTTATCGTCTGTGGGGACTTCAACGCAGAGCCAACAGAGGAGGTCTACAAACACTTTGCTTCCTCCAGCCTCAACCTGAACAGTGCCTACAAGCTGCTGAGTGCTGACGGGCAGTCAGAGCCCCCATATACTACCTGGAAGATCCGGACCTCAGGGGAGTGCCGGCACACGCTGGATTATATCTGGTATTCTAAACATGCTCTGAGTGTGAGGTCAGCTCTTGATTTGCTCACCGAAGAACAGATTGGACCCAACCGGCTGCCGTCTTTTAATTACCCTTCAGACCATCTGTCTCTGGTGTGTGACTTCAGCTTTAATGAGGAACCTGATGGACTTTTATAA
- the NOCT gene encoding nocturnin isoform X4: MASRWQHRIAVSMMASCDVGRLQFVYTLLFEVSLGPGLVSSSSFPVCSMGHGTSRLYSALAKTLNSSTASQHPEYLVSPDPEHLEPIDPKELLEECRAVLHTRPPRFQRDFVDLRTDHPSSHPPIRVMQWNILAQALGEGKDNFVQCPVEALKWEERKCLILEEILAYQPDILCLQEVDHYFDTFQPLLSRLGYQGTFFPKPWSPCLDVEHNNGPDGCALFFLQNRFKLVNSANIRLTAMTLKTNQVAIAQTLECKESSRQFCIAVTHLKARTGWERFRSAQGCDLLQNLQNITQGAKIPLIVCGDFNAEPTEEVYKHFASSSLNLNSAYKLLSADGQSEPPYTTWKIRTSGECRHTLDYIWYSKHALSVRSALDLLTEEQIGPNRLPSFNYPSDHLSLVCDFSFNEEPDGLL, encoded by the exons ATGGCCAGCAGATGGCAGCACAGGATTGCTGTTTCCATGATGGCTTCCTGTGACGTTGGTCGTTTGCAGTTTGTGTATACTCTGCTCTTTGAGGTTTCCTTGGGCCCAGGGTTGGTGAGCTCCAGCAGCTTCCCAG TGTGCTCCATGGGACACGGCACGAGCAGGCTCTATAGTGCTCTCGCCAAGACACTGAACAGCAGCACTGCCTCCCAGCACCCGGAGTATTTGGTGTCACCTGATCCAGAACATCTGGAGCCCATTGATCCTAAAGAACTCCTTGAGGAATGCAGGGCTGTCCTGCACACTCGACCCCCCCGATTCCAGAGGGATTTTGTAGACCTGAGGACGGATCACCCCAGCAGCCACCCACCTATTAGGGTCATGCAGTGGAACATCCTTGCCCAAG ctcttggagaaggaaaagacaacTTTGTGCAATGCCCTGTGGAAGCACTcaagtgggaagaaaggaaatgtctCATCCTAGAAGAAATCCTGGCCTACCAGCCTGATATATTATGCCTCCAAGAGGTGGACCATTATTTTGACACCTTCCAACCACTCCTCAGTAGACTGGGCTATCAAGGCACATTTTTCCCCAAGCCCTGGTCACCTTGTCTAGATGTGGAACACAACAACGGACCAGATGGCTGTGCCTTGTTTTTTCTCCAGAACCGATTCAAGCTAGTCAATAGTGCCAATATCAGGCTGACGGCCATGACACTGAAAACCAATCAGGTGGCCATTGCACAGACCCTAGAGTGCAAGGAGTCCAGTAGACAGTTCTGTATCGCTGTCACCCACTTAAAAGCACGCACTGGCTGGGAACGATTTCGCTCAGCTCAGGGTTGTGACCTTCTCCAGAACCTCCAAAACATCACTCAAGGAGCCAAGATTCCCCTTATCGTCTGTGGGGACTTCAACGCAGAGCCAACAGAGGAGGTCTACAAACACTTTGCTTCCTCCAGCCTCAACCTGAACAGTGCCTACAAGCTGCTGAGTGCTGACGGGCAGTCAGAGCCCCCATATACTACCTGGAAGATCCGGACCTCAGGGGAGTGCCGGCACACGCTGGATTATATCTGGTATTCTAAACATGCTCTGAGTGTGAGGTCAGCTCTTGATTTGCTCACCGAAGAACAGATTGGACCCAACCGGCTGCCGTCTTTTAATTACCCTTCAGACCATCTGTCTCTGGTGTGTGACTTCAGCTTTAATGAGGAACCTGATGGACTTTTATAA
- the NOCT gene encoding nocturnin isoform X3: MPKGFSFSLQSSWCCSFWVDILRSTEERFSKLYYQPRRKSLPLDPCIQIVCSMGHGTSRLYSALAKTLNSSTASQHPEYLVSPDPEHLEPIDPKELLEECRAVLHTRPPRFQRDFVDLRTDHPSSHPPIRVMQWNILAQALGEGKDNFVQCPVEALKWEERKCLILEEILAYQPDILCLQEVDHYFDTFQPLLSRLGYQGTFFPKPWSPCLDVEHNNGPDGCALFFLQNRFKLVNSANIRLTAMTLKTNQVAIAQTLECKESSRQFCIAVTHLKARTGWERFRSAQGCDLLQNLQNITQGAKIPLIVCGDFNAEPTEEVYKHFASSSLNLNSAYKLLSADGQSEPPYTTWKIRTSGECRHTLDYIWYSKHALSVRSALDLLTEEQIGPNRLPSFNYPSDHLSLVCDFSFNEEPDGLL, from the exons ATGCCcaagggattttctttttctttacagtcCAGTTGGTGTTGCTCATTCTGGGTTGATATTCTCAG aAGTAcagaagaaagattttcaaagttGTACTACCAGCCCAGAAGAAAATCTCTTCCTTTGGACCCATGCATTCAGATAG TGTGCTCCATGGGACACGGCACGAGCAGGCTCTATAGTGCTCTCGCCAAGACACTGAACAGCAGCACTGCCTCCCAGCACCCGGAGTATTTGGTGTCACCTGATCCAGAACATCTGGAGCCCATTGATCCTAAAGAACTCCTTGAGGAATGCAGGGCTGTCCTGCACACTCGACCCCCCCGATTCCAGAGGGATTTTGTAGACCTGAGGACGGATCACCCCAGCAGCCACCCACCTATTAGGGTCATGCAGTGGAACATCCTTGCCCAAG ctcttggagaaggaaaagacaacTTTGTGCAATGCCCTGTGGAAGCACTcaagtgggaagaaaggaaatgtctCATCCTAGAAGAAATCCTGGCCTACCAGCCTGATATATTATGCCTCCAAGAGGTGGACCATTATTTTGACACCTTCCAACCACTCCTCAGTAGACTGGGCTATCAAGGCACATTTTTCCCCAAGCCCTGGTCACCTTGTCTAGATGTGGAACACAACAACGGACCAGATGGCTGTGCCTTGTTTTTTCTCCAGAACCGATTCAAGCTAGTCAATAGTGCCAATATCAGGCTGACGGCCATGACACTGAAAACCAATCAGGTGGCCATTGCACAGACCCTAGAGTGCAAGGAGTCCAGTAGACAGTTCTGTATCGCTGTCACCCACTTAAAAGCACGCACTGGCTGGGAACGATTTCGCTCAGCTCAGGGTTGTGACCTTCTCCAGAACCTCCAAAACATCACTCAAGGAGCCAAGATTCCCCTTATCGTCTGTGGGGACTTCAACGCAGAGCCAACAGAGGAGGTCTACAAACACTTTGCTTCCTCCAGCCTCAACCTGAACAGTGCCTACAAGCTGCTGAGTGCTGACGGGCAGTCAGAGCCCCCATATACTACCTGGAAGATCCGGACCTCAGGGGAGTGCCGGCACACGCTGGATTATATCTGGTATTCTAAACATGCTCTGAGTGTGAGGTCAGCTCTTGATTTGCTCACCGAAGAACAGATTGGACCCAACCGGCTGCCGTCTTTTAATTACCCTTCAGACCATCTGTCTCTGGTGTGTGACTTCAGCTTTAATGAGGAACCTGATGGACTTTTATAA